The nucleotide sequence ATTGCAAATAATATTGTCATTATTCTTGTTATATTTGTCATTATCCTTGCTTTGTTTTGTACCATCGCATATCAAGTATGGTCCAAGAATGTCGAGAATAATTCTTGGTATTTGACAGGAGCGCATTTCAAATTCAGCTACTCCATTGTTGCATTTATTATCCTCTTCAATACATTGATTCCACTCTCGTTATATGTTAGTTTGGAGATCATCAAGGTTGGACAACTACTTCTTATGCATGATGTTGAGATGTATGATCCCGTATCGAATACTCCAATGGTTTCAAATACATCTACAATTCTCGAGAATTTGGGTCAGATTAGTTATGTATTTTCCGACAAGACGGGTACATTGACCGATAATGTTATGCGTTTTCGAAAGCTCAGTGTTGCTGGATATGCTTGGCTTCACGATTTTGATTTAGTTCGGGAAGCAGCCAAACTGGAGTCGGATGCAAGTAAGGAAGTCAAAATGAAGTCAAAAAACAAAGGCAAAGGAGTCTCTAAACACTTTTCGAGGAAACGAACACGTCAGTCTCATGTAGGGGATGATAGATTGAACAGCCCAACCACCGATATTCCTAGGAGATCAGAGTCTCTCTGGAGATCATCAGCACAGCCTAATCGCATTCAACCTGAATTTCGAACCGAGGAAATGATTCGATACATGCAAAGTAAACCTCATGGTATTTTTACTAAAAAGGCTaaattcttcctcttgtCCATTGCGCTTTGTCATACATGTCTCCCAGAAGTTCGAGAAGATGGGCATATTGAATTTCAGGCTGCATCTCCAGATGAATTGGCTTTGGTACAAGCAGCTCAAGAACTTGGATATTTGGTTATAGATAGACCTGCTCGCTCCATTACTTTGACCATTCCGAGCGAATCAGAGGATGTTACGGAAACTTATGAAGTTCTTGATGTGATTGAGTTTTCGAGTAAGCGAAAGCGAATGTCGATTATTGTTCGTTTTCCTAATGGGAGAATTTGTATCTTTTGTAAAGGTGCAGATTCTTCTATTCTTCCACGTTTGAAACTCGCGCCATTAGCCATGCAGAAAGCTTCAGAGGTACAGAGAAGATCAAGTGTAAGAAAGAGTTTAGAAGCCGAAGAAGCACTACGGAGAATGAGTGAAAGTAGTCCCAGGACGAGTTATAGTCGGCCTAGTGTGAATCTACCACGATCAAGTTTGAGTCGAAGTCGAAAGAGTATTGGGGGTGGAAGACCAAGTATGGCCAGTACTCGATTACAACCTATACGAGATGAGCTTGATTCTTGGTtgagggaaagggaaagtgATGTTGAATTGCCGGATTTGGATGGAGCGGCTGATGCTTATAGAACTCCAAGGACTTCAATGGCTATGGGTCGATCTTCTTTCGCTTCATCGGATGTCAGAACTTCTATGCAAActgaatattttgatgaGTTTGTTGATGAAGCATTAGTTTTGGATGATGCTGCTGTTTTCGAACGTTGCTTTCAACATATTGATGATTTCGCTGGTGAGGGGCTTCGAACTCTATTATTTGGCTATAGATTCTTAGAGGAACAAGAATATACtggatggaagaagatataCTTGGATGCCACAACGAGTCTAGTAGATCGTCAAAACATGATTGAAAATGCAGGAGAGATGATAGAACAAGATTTTGATCTTGCAGGAGCTACCGCTATTGAGGATAAACTTCAAAAAGGTGTTCCGGAAACGGTGGACAAATTGAGGAGAGCGAATATTAAGATTTGGATGCTCACGGGTGATAAGCGAGAGACGGCTATTAATATTGCGCACTCTGCGAGGATTGCTAAACATTATTCGGAAGTCGTCATCTTGGATCGAACGACTGGCGAAGTTGAGCAGCGAATGGCTACAACATTggttgatatcaataatggAAATGTCGCTCACTCAGTTATCGTCGTGGACGGACAAACTCTTTCGGATATTGATGCAAACCAAACACTTTCCCTACTATTCTTCGATCTCGTCGTCCAAGCCGATTCAGTCATTTGTTGTCGAGCAAGTCCCAGTCAAAAAGCATCACTAGTAAAGGAAATCCGAACCAAAGTCAATAAATCCATCACCCTAGCCATTGGCGACGGCGCAAACGATATCGCCATGATTCAAGAAGCCCACGTGGGAATTGGTATCAGCGGCAAGGAAGGTCTTCAAGCAGCTCGTATATCCGACTACTCGATTGCGCAATTCCGATTTCTGCAACGTCTCTTGTTCGTTCATGGCCATTGGAATTACGTGCGCACGGGAAAGTATATCTTGGCGACCTTTTGGAAGGAATTCCTGTTCTACATGATTCAAGCCATCTATCAAAAATGGAACGGTTATTCCGGAACCTCGCTCTTTGAATCTGCTTCTCTGACTGTCTTCAATACACTCTTCACATCGCTATGTGTTATTTTCCTCGGAGTGTTCGATCAGGATCTTTCGGCTACAACGCTTCTTGCCGTTCCCGAACTGTACACGTATGGACAACGTGATGAAGCGTTtaatttgaagaaatattttgGTTGGACTTTCATGGCGGCAAGCGAAATGATCATCACCTTCTTTTTGGCGTATGGGCTTTTTGGTGAATCAAGGTTTACTGATGATAATACTTTGTATTCGTTGGGAGATTTGTGTTTCACGGCGGCAGTGATTATTATCGTTTCGAAACTTCTGTGAGTATTTGGACgtcctttctcttccttttccaatttcgTTCTCACTTTGACTTCCAATtttatttccatctccacgCCTCTTTCCGCCCACCCACAACCCCGTACTAACATCCCACCCCCACAGTATCCTAGAAATGCACAGCAAAACCTACATCACAGCCATCGGTCTCATTCTCAGCATAGGCGGTTGGTTCCTCTGGAATCTCCTCCTCTCTGCCCTCTATTCTCCCAAATCACTCACTTACAATGTTCGCGATGGGTTCATCTATCAATTCGGTCGCAATCCGCTGTGGTGGTGTACGTTGATTGTTATTTTGGCAGCGGTGACGGTGTTGGAGGTGGGAGTGAGTAGTGTGAGGAAGACTTTTTGGGGGAATGATATTGAGGCGTGGCAGGAGTTGGAGAAAGACGCAGAAGTGTGGAGGAGATT is from Botrytis cinerea B05.10 chromosome 8, complete sequence and encodes:
- the Bcdnf3 gene encoding Bcdnf3 encodes the protein MAGDIGTRSTSPSSCDELTSSDDSNAPPATMDPAPLATNKENHRVRFSVDVERDRDRDRGGFVESFSQRPTPPNLSIDTRAAGTETAADGRATTSGQGRRVLGISPISPRTRDRGYSLRRTLFARGLNNSEPEPDNIELVEAEPSQNGGKKTQTSVAVCPVHDEIEETPSVSTQPTSSSRTSKYKDKKAFGTRDLPNYDRFVRKVKGDDSIIRRAKKKSQWLWREKILKDILRQREIPPSKDGRHLDLDAARPRGTPLIDERTGVAYIGNTIRSSRYTIWNFVPRQLFFQFSKLANAYFLLVSILQMVPGLSPTGSYTTIAPLLVFVMISMAKEGYDDVRRYKLDQVENNNQTLVLNAYTPLDINEKSHIGSKGPRSKRVKKGLGIDSPETVHEIDIEATASGPRHWATLKWKNLKVGDIIKLERDEAVPADILLLHADGPNNIAFIETMALDGETNLKTKSPPVPLVKKCSTVEKLVDCRAHVVIEDPNLDLYNFDGRVTIDGETLPLTTNEIVFRGSILRNTPNAIGMILNTGEECKIRMNANKNPRTKSPEMQKIANNIVIILVIFVIILALFCTIAYQVWSKNVENNSWYLTGAHFKFSYSIVAFIILFNTLIPLSLYVSLEIIKVGQLLLMHDVEMYDPVSNTPMVSNTSTILENLGQISYVFSDKTGTLTDNVMRFRKLSVAGYAWLHDFDLVREAAKLESDASKEVKMKSKNKGKGVSKHFSRKRTRQSHVGDDRLNSPTTDIPRRSESLWRSSAQPNRIQPEFRTEEMIRYMQSKPHGIFTKKAKFFLLSIALCHTCLPEVREDGHIEFQAASPDELALVQAAQELGYLVIDRPARSITLTIPSESEDVTETYEVLDVIEFSSKRKRMSIIVRFPNGRICIFCKGADSSILPRLKLAPLAMQKASEVQRRSSVRKSLEAEEALRRMSESSPRTSYSRPSVNLPRSSLSRSRKSIGGGRPSMASTRLQPIRDELDSWLRERESDVELPDLDGAADAYRTPRTSMAMGRSSFASSDVRTSMQTEYFDEFVDEALVLDDAAVFERCFQHIDDFAGEGLRTLLFGYRFLEEQEYTGWKKIYLDATTSLVDRQNMIENAGEMIEQDFDLAGATAIEDKLQKGVPETVDKLRRANIKIWMLTGDKRETAINIAHSARIAKHYSEVVILDRTTGEVEQRMATTLVDINNGNVAHSVIVVDGQTLSDIDANQTLSLLFFDLVVQADSVICCRASPSQKASLVKEIRTKVNKSITLAIGDGANDIAMIQEAHVGIGISGKEGLQAARISDYSIAQFRFLQRLLFVHGHWNYVRTGKYILATFWKEFLFYMIQAIYQKWNGYSGTSLFESASLTVFNTLFTSLCVIFLGVFDQDLSATTLLAVPELYTYGQRDEAFNLKKYFGWTFMAASEMIITFFLAYGLFGESRFTDDNTLYSLGDLCFTAAVIIIVSKLLILEMHSKTYITAIGLILSIGGWFLWNLLLSALYSPKSLTYNVRDGFIYQFGRNPLWWCTLIVILAAVTVLEVGVSSVRKTFWGNDIEAWQELEKDAEVWRRLEGVVRGEDGGVDVEVGGGGKRGNGEEQDEGEREIAELLERPRIMHSEGRAGEQEKERERPMSSGTGVARTSTHLRMRKGSLADAGVSGGVGAGASIEDYDDEIGHGHGRGHEHAIASPISPTDMSGVNGIIKGTKRRVFSFSYPGMKG